A genomic region of Haliotis asinina isolate JCU_RB_2024 chromosome 1, JCU_Hal_asi_v2, whole genome shotgun sequence contains the following coding sequences:
- the LOC137288119 gene encoding interferon-inducible GTPase 5-like: MDDSSFENITQDEIDEIRRHVDEHGLSGLPRVIQEKMTEWQNVPLSVAVVGESGVGKSTFINSIRGLTADDEGSAAVGTGDTTKEPTMYRHPYNEKLVFWDLPGVGTPKFPQDKSYLGRVGYSKYDFFLLLSDDRFTSKDIWLAWEIESLKKDYFFVRTKIDDAMESAEHSEHNFSQSKILERIKKNCNDNFTAGQLKKRPVYCIDSYDKHTWDYSKLMEDILVSLPEQKRNALVLSLSPLTKGVIKSKTVVLKTRAKKVALISGIQGAGTSLIPIPLLGGAISVSLDIALLANEVIFYLKQYGLDDASLRELSSRTNTPVEYFKDALKDGSTIMASRQSVKTFLTNMVKSEAAEEAVKRIPIELTRFIPIVNALVGGITNLATAYYMLIKMIDDLEQDAMKVTDALIQATSSCVD, from the coding sequence ATGGATGACAGCTCATTCGAAAACATAACTCAGGATGAGATTGACGAAATCCGCCGCCATGTCGATGAACATGGGTTGAGTGGGTTACCAAGAGTAATCCAAGAAAAGATGACCGAGTGGCAGAATGTTCCATTATCTGTCGCGGTTGTTGGCGAGTCCGGTGTGGGAAAGTCAACCTTCATCAACAGCATCCGTGGTCTGACAGCAGATGATGAAGGAAGTGCGGCTGTTGGGACAGGAGACACGACAAAGGAACCAACTATGTATCGCCATCCCTACAATGAAAAGCTGGTGTTTTGGGATCTACCTGGTGTCGGAACACCTAAGTTTCCCCAAGACAAGTCCTACCTTGGACGGGTTGGATACTCAAAATACGACTTCTTCCTCCTGCTGTCGGATGATAGATTCACATCAAAAGACATCTGGTTAGCATGGGAAATAGAGTCTTTGAAAAAAGATTACTTCTTCGTCAGGACGAAGATTGATGATGCCATGGAGAGTGCTGAGCATAGCGAACACAACTTTTCACAATCTAAGATTCTCGAGCGAATTAAAAAGAATTGCAATGACAATTTTACGGCTGGGCAGCTGAAAAAGAGACCCGTGTACTGCATAGATAGCTATGACAAACATACGTGGGACTACTCAAAGCTAATGGAAGACATCCTAGTTTCCTTACCTGAACAAAAGAGGAATGCACTTGTGCTGTCACTGTCTCCGCTCACAAAAGGAGTCATTAAATCTAAGACTGTGGTTCTAAAGACACGGGCGAAAAAGGTGGCACTGATATCTGGAATCCAGGGAGCAGGTACCTCACTTATTCCAATCCCTCTTCTCGGAGGCGCGATCAGTGTATCGCTAGATATTGCTCTTCTGGCTAACGAGGTGATTTTCTACTTGAAGCAGTATGGACTGGATGATGCGTCATTACGGGAACTTTCTTCCAGGACGAATACACCAGTGGAATACTTCAAAGATGCCCTGAAGGATGGGTCTACCATCATGGCTTCCCGCCAGTCTGTCAAAACATTCTTAACTAACATGGTCAAATCAGAGGCAGCAGAAGAGGCTGTGAAGCGCATTCCCATAGAACTGACCCGTTTTATACCAATTGTGAATGCTCTTGTAGGTGGAATCACCAATCTGGCAACAGCCTACTATATGCTGATTAAGATGATCGATGACTTGGAACAAGATGCCATGAAAGTCACTGATGCATTAATACAGGCCACCAGTTCTTGTGTGGACTAG